TGAAGAGAAAATCTTAGATACAGGTGTCACTTATATTCATATTGCTAATAAATACTAGTTTACGGGGCTTAGCGACCTTAAAGATAACATAGTCGAGCTATTTTTCGACTTGTTTTAATTCTTCTCGTAAAACTCGACGTAATGTTTCCTCTAATGGCTCGCGTTTTTGCTGAATGTATTGTCGCAGTGCGTTGTTAATCGAGGTTTGGTAATTGCCACCACCTTGTTCG
This sequence is a window from Coleofasciculaceae cyanobacterium. Protein-coding genes within it:
- a CDS encoding BrnA antitoxin family protein, with the protein product MVDEYDFSQGKRGAVEPVSLGKTRITIRIDDDVLEWFRALVHEQGGGNYQTSINNALRQYIQQKREPLEETLRRVLREELKQVEK